The Glycine soja cultivar W05 chromosome 15, ASM419377v2, whole genome shotgun sequence region AGACGTGCAGCTATTCGAACTGCAAGAACAAGGAGGAACCCAGGAAGGTTATTCTATACTTGTGCATTACCCCAAACAGACCCAGAtaactgtcaattttttcaatgggttgaagaagaaaaccaaCTTTCTAATTCGTCTTCTGTCTCAAGAGAAACAATGGTAGTGGCTGATTTGAGGCTACAAATTGAAGCTTtgcagaagaaaatgagaaatttaacaaacattgtgttgttaggtttttcatttttaattgtaatgttagttttagggGGAATGCATTTTAGGTAAAATGTGTAATAGCAGCTTTTGATATTGTAATTGTTGTtttgttgaagaatttgtagtAGGAAGTATTTTTTGTAGTGTAATAGCAGCTTTTGTTGCTACTGTCAATTGTTGTTTTGCTGAAGAATTTGTAATAGGAAGTAGCTTTTGTAGTGTAATAGCAGCTTTTGTTGCTACTGTCAATTAtccatttcaattaaatataatttgttggtgaaatttgttgctgaaatttgcagtttattaaatataatttaataaaagaaagagaattagGTAATAAGAAGCAGCTCATAATGTATGTTGGGATGGATTGTACTACTCAAACTCCAAATCCAACACagtgtataatttataaaagaaagagaagaaacatgACTTTAGATCAATTTCACATAATATTTGACATCCCAAAGCATGGTAGTTAGAAGCAATTGTTCAGTAGGCCATAATGTTTACATCATTTCACATGCCAGTGAAGCTTTCAAAATATACAACTACACATCCTAATatcaaaatgcaacaaaaaatgcTTCTTCAGTTTTCTTCATCAGCAACCTTCAAACTCAGCAACCTTCAAAATGCGCAACAAAAAATGGGTCTTCAGCAACCTTCAGCAACcttcaaaatgcaacaaaaaatgcTTCTTTAGTTTTCTGCATCATCTTTATCAGCAACCTTCCTTTGTTTGGCTCTTGTTATGGTTAGCTTATTCCTTGCTATTGGTGGAACAATAGTTGCAGGGACCTACATGTAAATGCCAAACATGAAtaattgtaatatataaaaatggagTGCTGCAACAAATTAGGTTGAGATAAAACTACTTTGTTGTGACAAATATTTACCATCAACTCCATGTCACTATCTTGTGACAAATGAGGCTGAGATAAATTAATCTCCACCGGATCTTGTTGAACATGAGCAGCAGCTTCTTCAGCCTCATTCAAAGCTTGTTCATCTTGAGATAATAGGTGGTCATCCTCATTTGAAGTTGATGGTGCAACATATTTCTTTGGCCTAACAGGAACTCCAATATTTTTACAGCTTCTAATGTTATGATTGGTTTGGCCACACCTTCCACATGTAAACTCAGCCAATTTCCTCTTTAGCTTATGTCCTGTGACATTGTCCTCATCTACAGATctccttctatttttctttggcCTTCCTCTTTGGACCCTTTTATGTGGTGGAACAGGGGGTGTATATTGTGTCTGGGCCCAATATTGTGGTCCTTGGACTGGTTCAATAAAATGCTGGTATGTCTTATTATAAGCTTCTATTGACAGCCACTCATGACACATGTCCTCAGGCTTCCCTCCTTTGTGAGTTATTGTTGCAATGGCATGTCGGCATGGCATCCCTACATCAAAGTTGTAAAATCAGCACACATGTAGgttaggaatgaaaaaaaaactataaagaaCACAACCTGTTAGTTGCCATACTCCACAAGTGCATGTCCATTCACCTAAATTGACCTCAACCTTATTCCCCCACATGTGGACCTCATATCTCAGGCCCATGTTATCACCACACCAAATGGGAGTCCATTGATTAGCAAAATGGAATTCTTTTTCTAGTCTTTTATACTGCACTGGACATAATGGTCCAGGTTTTCCAGAAAGTTTAACCTTGCGGGCAGCCATGGTTCTCATGATATAACTTCTAATTTCTTCAAGCATTGTGATAATAGGCTTGCATCTATACTGCAgaattctggaattgaatacctcACAAGTGTTGTTGCATATATTGTCCACCTTGGGTATTGTACTGAAGTGGGCTTTTGTCCATGCTTGTTTGGGCCATTTATTCAAATACTCCCAAGCCTGGCAGTTGATTGTCTTCAAATGGGCCATATGGCCTTCAAACTCAGCAACAATAGTGGATTTTGCACATTGCCACACAATTCCTTTAAGTTCCTTGCTTTTCCATTGCTTTGTAAAATTTTTCCAAAGATGCAAGACACAAAATCTATGAGGTGCACCAGGCATGACTTCCTGTAAAGCTGGAATAAGTCCCTGAAAAATTGCAGCAAAGTAGTAAATACTTCTGGACTAGTCCCTAACTTATGTCATTAACTTCAATTAAATACCTAACTTATAATAACAATTGCAAATCACACCATGTCATACCTTTTGCATGTCTGACATGAAATTCCACCCATTCTGTATGTAATCCCCAAGATCTTCATGCAACAAAGTTAAAAACCATTTCCAATTGTCTTTGTTCTCAATGTCCACAACAACATAAGCAATAACATAGATGTGGTTATTGCCATCAAGCCTAACAGCAGAGAGCAAGTTTCCTCCAAATGCACTCTTTAGGAAACATCCATCTAGACCTATGAATGGTCTACATCCAGCAACAAACCCCTTCTTACAGCCAGCAAGACAAATATATAGCCTCTGAAATTGTGGTGGACCTTCTGGACTTGGCATTGTGTTGATCTTAACTGTTGATCCAGGATTGCTCCTCAacaattcatgtgcataatcaaATACTTTGGCATATTGTTTCCTCTCATTCCCTTCCACTAATTTCTTTGCTTCTTTCATGGCTCTCCACATCTTTGTAACTTCAATGTGCACTCCAAACTCTTGCTTGAAATATTCCAAAGCTTCAACACATTTAAGGGTTGACTGCATTCTGAGTTTGCCCTCAAGTTTACTGACCACCCACTATCTATTTGCTTGTTTGTTGTTCACTTCTCTGCAACAATTATGGTTATGCTTAAATGTCTTTATCTGAAAAGAGTTTCTAACTTCATTCTTTGCACAGTAGATTTCCCAATCACAAAATGCCTTCTTGCATTTTGCTCTAGCCCTCTGTTTATCATTCTTCTTCCACTTGAACTCCCTGCCCATCAATATGCTATACTCCCTCAAGGCAGATTTAAATTCATCTAGAGTACCAAACTCCATCCCTAATTCCAACTTCTGTTCACCAACTCCACTACTTTGACTATATTGAGGGTAAACTtcaacatcctcatcttcatcatcactacTAATGGGGATATTAAGCTCCTCTGAATGATAACCATCTGTCTCAACTTCAGCTTCAACTTCATTCAACATACAAGAGAAATTTATAAACCACTCAGCATCTGTCTCATCACTGTCAACTTCCTTTTCCTCCTCACTATCAGCAACATCTCTCTCTTCACCATCAACATCTCTCTCCTCACCAGCTTCAGCATCCCTCTGCTCACTACCATCTCTTTGCTCACCAGCATCAGTATCCCTCTGCTCACTACCATCTCTTTGCTCACCAGCATCAGTATCCCTCTGCTCACCACCATCCCTCTGCTTACCAGCATCCATATGCTCACCAGCATCTCTTTGCTCTCCAGCACCAACATCTGCATCAATGGtgataaagtaaaaattaatcatattaattaattatggtaACCATGTCGGACCAAGTACAGATGAATTAAAACTTACCTTCCTCATGGCCAGCAACAGGTACATCATCTAAATCATCCTCATTCTCAACAGCTTTTCGAATTTGATCACATTCCAAGTACAACATCTGTGGGACTTCTTCTAAAATTGGATCTACTTcatgatgaaaataaacatttatctcaTTCTAATTTTCAAAAGCATCCCTAACTAAGTGTAATATATCTCCATCAGTTGTACAACTCCTTAACCCATGATTAAAATCTAAGTCCTTATCAATAAACCAAAAACATTCTCCTATATTACTATACTTCTTACAAGCTTTCACCAGATCATATAAGATAAATGCATTCAGGCAATCTGCAGATATATCCTCCCAAACGTCAAATTCTCCACCTATATATTCAACCTTTCCATCACTGGCACGTGGAGTGAATCTTCCTCCATGGTGCAATACTAAAGTTATATTGTCATTCATTCTACACAATCAGAAACTGCAAACATGGTCAGatattaggaaataaaaaaacctaCCTCAAAAAGCGCGAAGACATTGACATTGTCAAAAAGCACGAAGACACaatcaaaaaccaaaaacatcGTCATCTATAAAAACAGAGCATCATAAACGAAAATAATAAAGGATCATAAACCTCCCTAGGAAGCGCGAAGACAATGCAGATGAAACCCCTCGAACATATAAAACCCCAAATCAAACCACCAAAACAATGCAAACGAATTGAATGAAACCACCAACCTGACAAAAAGCGCGAACCCTCAATCACGAGAATGCAGGGGAGGGAAGAGCAAACCGCAAACAGTTAAAAAACCCTACAGCAGTAAGACAGTGAAAGGGAAAATGGgtttacttcattttttatttctttttaacctaatttttcaattcagtcCTTGCCTTGCCACATAATATTGCTGACTTGGACTCAAACCTGCCACATTGGATGCTTACGTTTGCCAAATAGACATTTGACTAACAGAGGAAATTAGATTTTAACAGCAGGGACTTATTTGCATAACGGAGGTAAAGTTAGGgactattatgaattaaaatttaagtcagggactaatatgcaaagtggttacaatctcagggactaaattgcctattcactcctttttttctcttccctttcaccaatgttaagtgaaatatgcttacccaaggttttcagaaattttacgaaagcattaaggaagccccggaaaccatttttgaaaaacatggaggagcttgccgcccagttgcttcccccttaagcaacccaacttccaaaatgttccagaAGGGCCTACacttgaattgctatttacacccctatcttgataagttcaccccctcatttttgtgtttttggctgttttctttatgaaatgttacggaactttacggattacataacgacacccattttctttccggaatgttgtgaaacttttcggattacgcaacaatgcttctTTTCGACTTCCAGAATGtcgcggaactttacggattacctaacaatgggtgttgagtacctcgaggcggtcaagcgaaggttgcatgccaccaaacaatagtcccccgatgaaattagggtatgacagttgcccctctttacttatcttttattggagataaaagcgaagtaaagataagacactaatttcattcgagcggaacatcattcAGCCGGTCAATATACTGACCAGCGGAACAACGTTTCCACACCCTATCAAACTTCATCGTCCCCTcccagcagagaagaatctcGTGCGTCGTCGGGCTTGAATGTCTCCGGACGACGAGAGTAAAAACCTGCAAAATTGttgaaaataatcagaatcgaacaaccaacatcatcctgataccatCGAACTCGTTCGccttggttgacgaaaggtacgAATGatcataaggtatctccgcctgccacatGACTTGCTgtccctggatgacaaaaggtgcgaaagacgatgttagtctatgtgtgtcaatgggctcgtttgcccctggttaacgaaaggtgcggataaccatacggtatcccagcatgtcacctgacttcatgggccaggatgacaaaaggtgcaaaagatgatgttagtctctgagtgtcaacgggctcgtttgcccctggttaacgaaaggtgtggataaccatacggtatccccacatgtcacctgacttcatgggtcaggatgacaaaaggtgcagaagacgatgttagtctctacgcgtcaacgggctcattTGCCCCTGGTTAACGAAAGTTGCGGATAACCATATGGTatccccgcatgtcacctgacttcatgggtcaggatgacaaaaggtgcagaagacgatgttagtctttgcgcgtcaacgggcttgtttgcctctggttgacgaaaggtgcggataaccatacggtacccgcgcatgtcatcggactcgccgtctcgggatgacaaaaggtgcggataaccatacgatacccccgcatgtcatcggacttgccatctctagatgacaaaaggtgcggataaccatacggtacccctgCATGTCATCAGAAttgccgtctctagatgacaaaaggtgcagaagacgacattagtccctacgcgtcaacgggcttgcttcccccttggttgacgaaaggtacAGAGGACGATGTTAGTccctgcgtgtcaacgggcttgtttgctcctggttgacgaaaggtgtggataaccatacggtacccccgcatttcatcggactcgccgtttcgggatgacaaaaggtgcggataaccatacggtacccccgcatgtcatcggacttgccgtctctagatgacaaaaggtgcagaagatgacgttagtcccTGCGCGTCAAAGGGCTTGCTTCccccctggttgacaaaaggtgcagaggaCGACATTAGTCCCTGCCCGTCAATGGGCTTTTTTGctcctggttgacgaaaggtgcggataaccatacggtacccccgcatgtcatcggacttgccgtctctagatgaccaaaggtgtggataaccatatGTTACccctgcatgtcatcggacttgccatctctagatgacaaaatgtgcagaagacgacattagtctctacgcgtcaacaggctcgctttcccctggttgacgaaaggtgcagagGATGACATTAGTCCCTGCATGTCAATGGGCTTgtttgcctctggttgacgaaaggtgcggataaccatacggtatctccgcatgtcatcggactcacaGGTCATGATAGGGAAAGGTGGGGcagtcgacaaaagcgaggcttttgctcctacgtatcctcaatttgtgatgagaaaCTCAGACCTACCTAGTTTTTGCGAAAgaggtgtgagactaaaatagtctctaccggaagatgttgacatctccggaaagggtgcagatgaccacattggtctctacTTGTCAATTGGACTTGGGGTCtccgaatgacgaggtgcggataaccgtaaggtgtcttcGCATGCTACCAGACTCTCAGGTCGCTGGATAGCAAAGGGTGTTTGCGGGTTACCGTCGGGtctctccgcatgccaccggactcttgggtcacggcaacaaaaggtggggtggtcgaaaAAAGTTGGGCTTTTGCTcgtacgtatcctcaatttgtgatgaggaactcagacttaCATAGTTTTTGCAAAAgaggtgtgagactaaaatagtctctaccgaaagatgctgacatctctggAAAGGGTGCAAATGACCTCATTGGTCTCTACTTGTCAGTCGGACTTGGGGTCTCCGAATGACgagtgcggataaccgtaaggtgtctccgcatgctactGGACTCTCGGGTCACTGGATAGCAAAGGGTGTGTGCGGGTTACCATCGGGTGTCTCCACATGCCatcggactcttgggtcacggtaacaaaaagtggggtggtcgacaaaagcagggcttttgctcctacgtatcctcaatttgtgatgaggaactcagacctacgtagttcttgcgaaagcggtgtgagactaaaatagtctttactggaagatgctgacatttctggaaagggtgcagatgaacacattggtctctgcttgtcaatcggacttggggtctccgaatgacgaggtgcggataaccgtaaggtgtcttcgcatgctaccggactctcgGGTCGCTGGATAGCAAAGGGTGTTTGCGGGTTATCATCGGGTGtttccgcatgccaccggactcttgggtcacggtaacaaaaggtggggtggtcgacaaaagcagggcttttgctcctacgtatcctcaatttgtgataaggaactcagacctacgtagttcttgacttTGTGAGACTAGAATAGTCTCGttgttttttcactaaaatgcgaacatgctttagtaaagaaacaaaacctctaactgatcagagcaacatatgattttttgatgcaagacaatgtgtctattggggaacgagagtatgctgatgaaattttctcataaccataaatgagattttggatgttagcgtttcgtttctaaacgaccatttagaggaaacactgggtccaacaaaatagaagaaaatcactcgaagtgtatcaatctcacacaggtaagtgttttatcctaattccgaaccatagatatgtcatgacttaattttgcaaatcatttcctatcaaatcaaagattttgatgcaatcctatcccgcaagggcattgggtagaagactccaagtagattgggctagagatccaagggaaggccctagggttctcatgagccttagggtatattttgagcccatgggctaagtatgag contains the following coding sequences:
- the LOC114386031 gene encoding uncharacterized protein LOC114386031; the protein is MQSTLKCVEALEYFKQEFGVHIEVTKMWRAMKEAKKLVEGNERKQYAKVFDYAHELLRSNPGSTVKINTMPSPEGPPQFQRLYICLAGCKKGFVAGCRPFIGLDGCFLKSAFGGNLLSAVRLDGNNHIYVIAYVVVDIENKDNWKWFLTLLHEDLGDYIQNGWNFMSDMQKGLIPALQEVMPGAPHRFCVLHLWKNFTKQWKSKELKGIVWQCAKSTIVAEFEGHMAHLKTINCQAWEYLNKWPKQAWTKAHFSTIPKVDNICNNTCEVFNSRILQYRCKPIITMLEEIRSYIMRTMAARKVKLSGKPGPLCPVQYKRLEKEFHFANQWTPIWCGDNMGLRYEVHMWGNKVEVNLGEWTCTCGVWQLTGMPCRHAIATITHKGGKPEDMCHEWLSIEAYNKTYQHFIEPVQGPQYWAQTQYTPPVPPHKRVQRGRPKKNRRRSVDEDNVTGHKLKRKLAEFTCGRCGQTNHNIRSCKNIGVPVRPKKYVAPSTSNEDDHLLSQDEQALNEAEEAAAHVQQDPVEINLSQPHLSQDSDMELMVPATIVPPIARNKLTITRAKQRKVADKDDAEN